A genomic region of Tigriopus californicus strain San Diego chromosome 1, Tcal_SD_v2.1, whole genome shotgun sequence contains the following coding sequences:
- the LOC131878474 gene encoding uncharacterized protein LOC131878474 → MDGGTPSPHRQQDHPQSSFISPVEPKTNVCNSTTQSLDSTSPHQNVSRESSGPKSDCRGSSTSPSGDAQLRDPISESYRSIVEVINRTSNGFKEGKKWKCVGSSSNHINHHQHYHRRKVMMTHSRTTDGGQFGRDSLSMNSSREDPVSKPGLGRAKAKRLVRQKATNLDDSEENLLQKQCSVDVVEERPRTNFLRVHREGIARQWTVDTCTGLKTPMQENLATSPLGMVGGSGGGGTAYLLRPVSRNSLMSASGLTSGDPDGSASSTQLQVRRLSPGDRPRSPAARSPMREKIKICSNNSSFNHSMDASISSQGAVSGGGGSRKSKTYEKTLTPGMLPQQRRLLRKQRTTESAPMSKSQPFGGSNRYLPRQHSNASAYSAVIPTSYSHQGITLVRGTSCSLVDIPTYLGPSVSGGVELAQLCDVTSAICKTVPMASPAAVAAAVEQRKPNRPRLQLDLTRKKNAKSQRKSLSRTVLCVSITMLTLSVTLVGTMLSVGSQYQDNVMAKQWASLSRNQSRGVFDAFTTEEPFVIVPNDMVPLNGVDFNGTSDTNSTRDGQYSPDYTEEEQNEIVPIIFPADLENSADLLDIVSQEQKAAILHDLDEDDIDDLAIP, encoded by the coding sequence ATGGATGGAGGCACTCCGAGTCCGCATCGCCAGCAGGACCATCCTCAATCATCTTTCATCTCACCTGTGGAGCCAAAAACCAATGTGTGCAATTCGACGACCCAATCGCTAGATTCCACCTCTCCCCATCAGAACGTTAGTCGCGAGTCTTCGGGGCCTAAATCAGATTGCCGAGGTAGTTCCACCAGTCCAAGCGGTGACGCACAATTGAGGGACCCAATCTCGGAAAGCTATCGCTCCATTGTTGAGGTGATCAATCGAACTTCCAACGGCTTCAAAGAAGGCAAGAAATGGAAGTGTGTGGGCTCTAGCTCCAATCACATCAATCACCACCAACATTACCACAGAAGAAAGGTCATGATGACCCACAGCAGAACGACAGATGGTGGCCAATTTGGTCGAGACTCTCTGTCCATGAACTCATCACGGGAGGATCCCGTGTCCAAACCAGGATTAGGGAGGGCCAAGGCAAAACGATTAGTTCGACAAAAGGCCACCAACCTGGATGACTCGGAGGAAAACTTGTTGCAAAAACAGTGCTCAGTTGACGTGGTCGAAGAACGCCCAAGGACAAACTTCTTGCGTGTCCACAGGGAAGGGATTGCCAGGCAATGGACTGTTGACACTTGCACCGGACTAAAGACTCCCATGCAAGAAAATCTTGCCACGAGCCCATTGGGCATGGTTGGAGGAAGTGGAGGGGGCGGGACGGCTTACCTGCTTCGACCAGTATCTAGGAATTCGTTGATGTCCGCTTCAGGGCTAACATCGGGCGATCCGGATGGCTCAGCTTCATCGACTCAGCTCCAAGTCCGAAGACTTTCCCCTGGGGATCGACCCAGGTCTCCGGCAGCTCGAAGTCCCATGAGGGAGAAGATTAAGATTTGCTCCAATAACTCCAgtttcaatcattcaatggATGCCAGCATCTCGTCCCAAGGTGCGGTCTCTGGAGGGGGAGGGAGCCGTAAGAGCAAGACTTACGAGAAAACACTCACCCCTGGGATGCTTCCGCAACAAAGACGACTCCTGAGAAAACAAAGGACCACGGAATCGGCTCCCATGTCCAAGAGCCAACCCTTCGGCGGCTCAAACCGCTACCTTCCACGACAACACTCCAATGCTTCAGCCTACTCGGCCGTCATTCCCACGAGTTACTCGCACCAAGGAATCACTTTGGTTCGAGGCACTTCCTGTTCGCTCGTGGATATCCCCACCTACTTGGGTCCCTCCGTTTCAGGAGGAGTGGAGCTCGCTCAATTATGTGATGTCACCTCGGCCATCTGCAAGACCGTGCCCATGGCTTCCCCCGCTGCAGTGGCAGCTGCTGTAGAACAGCGCAAACCCAACCGACCGAGGCTTCAGTTGGACTTGACCCGAAAGAAGAATGCCAAATCCCAACGAAAGAGCCTCTCTCGAACTGTCCTGTGTGTGTCCATAACGATGTTAACTCTGTCTGTGACCTTAGTGGGGACCATGCTCAGTGTGGGTAGTCAGTACCAGGACAATGTGATGGCCAAACAATGGGCCTCCTTGAGCAGGAATCAATCCAGAGGGGTCTTCGACGCCTTCACTACTGAGGAACCCTTTGTGATCGTTCCCAATGACATGGTACCCTTAAACGGAGTAGACTTCAATGGAACGTCGGACACCAATTCAACGCGTGACGGCCAATATAGTCCAGATTACACCGAGGAAGAACAGAACGAGATTGTTCCGATCATTTTCCCTGCGGATCTTGAAAACTCAGCTGATCTCTTAGATATTGTTTCACAAGAGCAAAAAGCTGCCATTCTCCACGACCTGGACGAGGACGATATTGATGACTTGGCTATTCCTTGA